One Alkalicoccus halolimnae DNA segment encodes these proteins:
- the rlmD gene encoding 23S rRNA (uracil(1939)-C(5))-methyltransferase RlmD, with translation MTSETRKATIHELDYKGAGRAEVWRENEKGNLKKMKLTIPQTLPGEEVLVTVPTRKLKRWRTYADEIVTTHEERIVPPCPHFVKCGGCVWQHWQYKGQLREKTSYVKQALKSEDFDPALVRDTIGMEEPWQYRNKMEFTFSPDGHMGLMEQGNFRNVIPLETCLIAGEEMVDAAMEVAAWTKEHGLEGYNKEEHTGLLRHLMVRQSFATGEIMLGVFATESPQGPLADAVDQLVKRIENKFPQVKSIMWLENRDWADRTQSEKTHLLSGRDFIYDEMAGYRFRLWFDTFFQTNPTQAQKLVDIALEMAEPKKTEKMMDLFCGVGTFSLPFADRVGELAGIELVESSIASARRNAQENGVNNTTFLANSAREGIEEMLESFGRPELLLLDPPRSGAGGKVMRKIGRAQPERIVYVSCNPDTFATDIKQLEVFGYELKVVQPVDLFPQTVHVECVARLEKKEN, from the coding sequence TTGACTTCTGAAACGAGGAAAGCCACCATTCATGAGCTGGATTATAAAGGAGCCGGCCGGGCAGAGGTGTGGCGTGAAAACGAAAAAGGAAACTTGAAAAAAATGAAGCTTACCATTCCGCAGACGCTGCCGGGAGAAGAGGTGCTTGTAACGGTGCCGACACGGAAACTGAAGCGGTGGCGGACCTATGCCGATGAGATTGTTACGACTCATGAAGAGCGGATAGTCCCGCCGTGTCCCCATTTTGTTAAATGCGGCGGATGTGTCTGGCAGCACTGGCAGTATAAAGGACAGCTTCGTGAAAAAACGAGCTATGTAAAACAGGCATTGAAAAGCGAGGACTTTGATCCCGCTCTCGTACGGGATACGATCGGCATGGAGGAACCTTGGCAGTACCGGAATAAAATGGAGTTCACGTTTTCTCCCGATGGCCATATGGGTCTGATGGAACAGGGTAACTTCCGCAATGTGATTCCTCTGGAAACGTGCCTGATTGCAGGAGAAGAGATGGTAGATGCAGCGATGGAAGTTGCTGCATGGACGAAGGAACACGGTCTCGAAGGGTATAATAAAGAGGAGCACACAGGGCTGCTCCGTCACCTGATGGTCCGCCAGTCTTTTGCGACAGGTGAGATCATGCTCGGCGTGTTTGCGACAGAATCACCGCAAGGGCCGCTCGCGGACGCTGTCGATCAGCTCGTAAAACGAATTGAAAACAAGTTTCCGCAGGTCAAGAGCATTATGTGGCTTGAAAACCGGGACTGGGCGGACCGGACGCAGTCTGAAAAAACGCACCTGCTCTCCGGACGCGATTTTATTTACGATGAGATGGCCGGCTACCGGTTCCGCCTCTGGTTCGATACCTTTTTCCAGACGAATCCGACCCAGGCACAGAAGCTCGTTGATATCGCACTGGAGATGGCCGAGCCGAAGAAAACGGAAAAAATGATGGATCTTTTCTGCGGTGTCGGAACGTTTTCGCTTCCGTTTGCCGACAGAGTCGGCGAACTTGCCGGAATTGAACTGGTTGAAAGCTCGATTGCTTCTGCAAGAAGAAATGCGCAAGAAAACGGGGTAAACAATACGACGTTTCTTGCCAACAGTGCAAGAGAAGGAATCGAAGAGATGCTGGAATCGTTCGGACGTCCGGAGCTGCTGCTTCTGGATCCACCGCGTTCCGGAGCAGGCGGCAAAGTGATGCGCAAAATCGGGCGTGCCCAGCCGGAGCGGATCGTCTACGTTTCCTGTAATCCGGACACGTTTGCCACGGACATCAAACAGCTCGAAGTCTTCGGCTACGAACTAAAAGTCGTGCAGCCGGTCGATCTGTTTCCGCAGACCGTGCACGTCGAGTGCGTGGCCAGGCTGGAGAAGAAGGAAAATTAA
- a CDS encoding general stress protein has product MAKRVIGAYEQESEIIEAVEQLEKQGYKPHEVLLLANESDKISWLRKETDNPVDSAGGHTMSDEGEGLSFWDKVKESFKGNISFHGKDLDNSGKSLVEYGLSSEQANTHEKEIQEGKVLVLVDADVDA; this is encoded by the coding sequence ATGGCAAAACGAGTAATTGGAGCATATGAACAGGAATCCGAAATTATAGAAGCAGTGGAACAATTGGAAAAGCAGGGCTATAAGCCGCATGAGGTTTTACTTCTAGCTAATGAAAGCGATAAGATAAGCTGGCTGCGAAAAGAAACAGACAACCCTGTGGATTCTGCGGGAGGTCATACGATGTCAGATGAGGGAGAAGGACTTTCCTTCTGGGACAAAGTCAAAGAATCATTTAAAGGAAACATTTCTTTTCATGGTAAAGATCTGGACAACAGTGGTAAATCATTGGTTGAATATGGATTGAGTTCCGAACAGGCTAATACGCATGAAAAGGAAATACAGGAAGGAAAAGTGCTGGTTCTTGTAGATGCAGATGTTGATGCATAA
- a CDS encoding L-2-amino-thiazoline-4-carboxylic acid hydrolase yields the protein MTEKQPLPPLSMYRITARLFTHVEKSVYNSFGEHGQALAEKGIERFGFDLAKNIAVRATEEGETHTLGSYIPEPVKNKKLDQSEAFVYGQMAKLFAQVAKAVVDEYGSQGEDAIREGVRTFGEARGKGIAERAAHLGQDNSIENYLSNYDMARSELFEMETNHYPEVIEQTFTRCPFGQQWADDGTGEYGILYCQMIDPSIAKGFNSDFEVDHDQYVLKEGVCDFKFKLQKKQE from the coding sequence ATGACTGAAAAACAGCCTTTACCGCCATTGTCGATGTACCGTATAACCGCGAGGCTTTTTACTCACGTAGAGAAGTCCGTATATAATTCTTTTGGAGAACATGGTCAGGCACTTGCAGAAAAAGGGATCGAGCGTTTTGGGTTTGACCTTGCCAAAAATATCGCGGTAAGAGCCACGGAGGAGGGAGAAACCCATACACTCGGAAGCTATATACCTGAACCAGTCAAAAACAAAAAGCTGGATCAGAGTGAAGCTTTTGTTTACGGACAAATGGCCAAACTGTTTGCCCAGGTGGCAAAAGCAGTCGTAGATGAATACGGAAGCCAGGGAGAAGACGCGATCCGTGAAGGTGTAAGAACGTTCGGGGAAGCAAGAGGAAAAGGCATTGCTGAACGGGCTGCCCATCTGGGACAGGATAACAGCATTGAGAATTATCTATCGAACTATGACATGGCACGCAGTGAATTATTTGAAATGGAAACGAACCACTATCCCGAAGTTATCGAACAGACATTTACGAGGTGCCCGTTCGGTCAGCAGTGGGCTGACGACGGTACAGGGGAGTATGGCATTTTGTACTGCCAGATGATAGACCCATCCATTGCGAAGGGATTCAACAGCGACTTTGAGGTCGATCACGATCAGTATGTGCTGAAAGAAGGCGTCTGTGATTTCAAGTTTAAACTTCAAAAAAAACAGGAGTAG
- a CDS encoding GGDEF domain-containing protein, giving the protein MNYSNTMFYQLADIRRLLPAVWLAFLLYTIFFLTFESWFLAAFSGTAAAFLLLIQFKSVISRVYTLIIVIFLLTLSNALLTSWVLGSGSGFYFYLFIFPIFGWIAFPRTHMRWIIGTSVIAFFLSYFIPPASTQALSSMTLNSLFGINAIIFVLVVSYVFYLYFNKNRDLFNQLEWLAAHDPLTGLLNRRKMTQLLEHQLKADKTGSILLMDLDDFKSINDTYGHDSGDEVLTQLSEIIKSHVPEEGFASRWGGEEFLVYFPLEDPGKVKGYFEHMLADYQAHVFHFSEKPVTNLSFTAGAANLQHSLTSSVLEADNALYTGKYEGKGRLQHAASQ; this is encoded by the coding sequence ATGAACTATTCCAATACGATGTTTTATCAGCTTGCCGACATCCGCAGACTTCTTCCGGCCGTCTGGCTGGCATTTCTGCTATATACCATTTTTTTCTTAACTTTTGAAAGCTGGTTTTTAGCAGCTTTCAGCGGGACAGCTGCAGCTTTTCTTCTGCTTATACAGTTTAAGTCAGTAATCTCACGCGTCTATACTCTTATTATCGTCATTTTTTTGTTGACGCTGAGTAATGCATTACTAACTTCCTGGGTGCTCGGAAGCGGAAGCGGATTTTACTTTTATCTGTTTATTTTCCCTATATTCGGATGGATCGCTTTCCCGCGTACTCACATGCGCTGGATTATAGGAACTTCCGTGATAGCTTTTTTTCTATCCTACTTTATTCCACCTGCCTCGACGCAGGCCCTGTCCTCCATGACGCTGAACAGTTTGTTTGGAATAAACGCAATTATATTTGTCCTGGTTGTCTCCTATGTCTTTTATCTTTATTTCAACAAAAACAGAGATCTTTTTAATCAGCTGGAATGGCTTGCTGCACATGATCCTTTAACAGGTCTGCTGAATCGGCGGAAAATGACGCAGCTGCTTGAGCATCAGCTGAAGGCAGATAAAACCGGGAGCATACTGCTGATGGATCTGGACGATTTTAAATCGATAAATGATACGTATGGACATGACTCCGGTGACGAAGTATTAACACAGCTCTCAGAAATCATAAAATCGCATGTGCCAGAAGAAGGATTCGCTTCACGTTGGGGTGGGGAAGAATTTCTTGTTTATTTCCCTTTGGAAGATCCGGGAAAAGTGAAAGGTTATTTTGAGCATATGCTGGCTGACTATCAGGCGCACGTTTTTCACTTCAGTGAAAAACCGGTGACAAATTTATCGTTCACCGCCGGAGCGGCCAATCTTCAACATTCGTTGACCTCATCCGTTCTGGAAGCCGATAACGCGCTGTACACAGGAAAATATGAAGGGAAAGGGAGGCTGCAGCATGCCGCTTCGCAGTAG